A single genomic interval of Seriola aureovittata isolate HTS-2021-v1 ecotype China chromosome 10, ASM2101889v1, whole genome shotgun sequence harbors:
- the rgma gene encoding repulsive guidance molecule A: MQSPRERSEVRPRAGWMVMGKRGRPSALEVCRVLVVFLSLFPSVSLQCKILKCNSEFWASTSNSGPEEEFCTALRAYNSCVRRTARTCRGDLAYHSAQHGIEDLMSQHNCSKEGPTSQPRARTSLPPPPPPLLPGSQERSDGPEVCHYERSLPRNTSPPNYTHCGFFGDPHLRTFGDDFQTCKVEGAWPLIHNKYLSVQVTNTPVVPGSLATATSKLTIIFKNFQECVDQKMYHAETDELPAAFADGSKNGGDRHGANTLRVVEKVPGQHVEIQARYIGTTIVVRQVGRYLTFAVRMPEEVVNSVEEGDNQDLYLCLHGCPANQRIDFRNFRARAAEAQSAGRTRSSTGTHGFTYQSAKAKCKERLPVEDLYFQSCVFDLLSSGDINFTMAAYYAFEDVKMLHSNSNRYHIFEKDAFMSNAAQRGKDLLSLFLINLLAVLLWTECCTVHL, from the exons TGAGTCTGCAGTGCAAGATCCTCAAGTGTAACTCGGAATTTTGGGCCTCCACCTCGAACTCAGGACCGGAGGAGGAGTTTTGCACGGCGCTGCGAGCGTACAACAGCTGCGTACGCCGGACCGCACGTACCTGCAGGGGCGACTTGGCGTACCACTCCGCCCAGCATGGCATAGAGGATCTAATGAGCCAACATAACTGCTCCAAGGAGGGGCCCACATCCCAACCACGTGCCCGGacctcacttcctcctccaccccctccactcCTGCCCGGCAGTCAGGAACGCTCCGATGGCCCGGAAGTGTGCCACTATGAGCGCAGCCTTCCACGCAACACATCGCCACCCAACTACACCCACTGTGGCTTCTTTGGAGACCCGCACCTTCGAACCTTTGGAGATGACTTCCAGACGTGTAAGGTGGAAGGAGCCTGGCCGCTCATCCACAACAAATACCTATCTGTTCAGGTGACCAACACTCCTGTGGTGCCGGGGTCTTTGGCCACCGCCACAAGCAAG CTGACAATCATCTTTAAGAATTTCCAAGAATGTGTGGACCAGAAGATGTACCATGCAGAGACAGATGAACTGCCAGCTGCATTTGCAGATGGCTCCAAGAACGGAGGAGATAGGCACGGAGCGAACACCCTGCGCGTGGTGGAGAAGGTTCCTGGGCAGCATGTGGAGATTCAGGCCAGGTACATTGGAACAACCATAGTGGTCCGGCAGGTCGGCCGCTACCTGACCTTTGCTGTGAGGATGCCAGAGGAAGTTGTAAACTCTGTGGAGGAAGGTGACAACCAGGACTTGTACTTGTGTCTTCACGGCTGTCCTGCCAACCAGCGCATCGACTTCAGGAACTTCAGGGCTCGAGCAGCGGAGGCCCAAAGCGCAGGCAGGACCAGGAGCAGTACGGGGACGCATGGCTTTACCTACCAGTCTGCAAAGGCCAAGTGCAAGGAGCGACTCCCAGTGGAGGATCTGTATTTTCAGTCATGCGTGTTtgatctcctctcctctggagACATTAACTTCACCATGGCAGCCTACTACGCCTTTGAGGATGTAAAAATGCTCCACTCAAACAGCAATAGATACCACATCTTTGAAAAGGATGCTTTTATGAGTAATGCAGCACAGAGGGGCAAAGAtttactttctctcttcctcatcaACCTCCTCGCTGTCTTGTTGTGGACTGAGTGTTGCACTGTTCATCTATAG